One stretch of Streptomyces sp. R21 DNA includes these proteins:
- a CDS encoding TetR/AcrR family transcriptional regulator, translating to MSTEVKASPRERLLDAAATLTYRDGVGIGIDALCKSAGVSKRSMYQLFESKDELLAASLEQRASAFVTALLPAADDGRSPRARILHVFEQVERQAGAPEFRGCRYLAVQIELKDQSHPASQVAHRIKGNLTAFFRAEAEQGGAADPDLLARQLSLVFDGASARAGIGADNLTGLIAPTVATLLDAADMR from the coding sequence ATGAGCACCGAAGTGAAGGCCAGTCCCCGGGAGCGGCTGCTGGATGCGGCGGCCACGCTCACCTACCGAGACGGCGTCGGCATCGGCATCGACGCGCTGTGCAAGTCGGCGGGGGTGTCCAAGCGCTCCATGTACCAGCTCTTCGAGAGCAAGGACGAACTGCTGGCAGCGAGCCTGGAGCAACGCGCTTCCGCCTTCGTTACAGCACTCCTGCCCGCGGCCGACGACGGCCGCTCACCCCGCGCGCGGATCCTGCATGTCTTCGAGCAGGTGGAACGGCAGGCGGGGGCGCCCGAGTTCCGGGGCTGTCGGTACCTGGCGGTGCAGATCGAGCTCAAGGACCAGAGCCACCCCGCCAGCCAGGTGGCCCACCGGATCAAGGGAAACCTGACGGCCTTCTTCCGGGCCGAGGCCGAACAGGGCGGAGCTGCCGATCCCGACCTGCTGGCCCGACAGCTCAGCCTGGTCTTCGACGGCGCCAGCGCCCGCGCGGGGATCGGAGCCGACAACCTCACCGGCCTCATCGCCCCCACGGTGGCCACCCTGCTCGATGCGGCAGACATGCGCTGA